One Esox lucius isolate fEsoLuc1 chromosome 1, fEsoLuc1.pri, whole genome shotgun sequence genomic region harbors:
- the mmp13b gene encoding collagenase 3 isoform X1, translating into MEVTGWLLLVMVSHSFALPLLSQKEKDKRLLAEKYLRRYYNLDLAGLRGNQNQRSSDAMETQIREMQSFFKLQVTGHLDADTLEVMSMARCGVPDVGEYNLFPRNLKWLKNDVTFRIVNYTPDLKKSDVDRAIHRALNIWAGVTPLTFKKLHEGIADIMIAFGRKEHGDFNPFDGPDGLLAHAYPPGQGIGGDTHFDEDEHWSKDSDAYNLFLVATHEFGHALGLAHSTDPGALMYPIYTYGEGYPLSEDDIAGIQALYGPNPDHKKVKPKPDAPDKCDPMLSFDAVTELRGETIIFKDRFYWRLHPQFAEPEQNLIKSTWPSLPNKVDAAYENPEKDLIFIFSGIRMWALNSYNLVEGYPKYIHKLGLPKSVRNVDAAVYIPDTGKTLLFTEEDYWSYDEKNSTMDSGFPRSIEMDFPGMAEEVDAAVYQYGYLHFFHEHTKFEYSYNARKVIQIDTGRLHLKYL; encoded by the exons ATGGAAGTCACAGGTTGGCTGTTGCTAGTGATGGTGTCTCACTCATTTGCCTTGCCTTTGTTATCGCAAAAGGAGAAGGATAAGAGGCTCTTAGCTGAG AAATATCTCAGAAGGTACTACAACCTTGACTTGGCTGGACTTCGGGGAAACCAGAACCAGAGGTCGTCAGACGCAATGGAGACACAGATCAGGGAGATGCAGTCATTCTTCAAGCTCCAGGTGACGGGGCATCTGGATGCTGATACCCTGGAGGTGATGAGCATGGCCAGGTGTGGTGTCCCTGATGTGGGGGAATATAACCTCTTCCCCCGAAACCTCAAATGGTTAAAAAACGATGTGACTTTCAG AATAGTGAATTATACTCCTGATTTGAAGAAGTCTGATGTAGACAGAGCTATACATAGAGCGCTGAACATCTGGGCTGGTGTCACTCCTTTGACCTTTAAGAAACTACATGAAGGCATTGCTGACATTATGATAGCCTTTGGGAGAAAAG AACATGGAGACTTCAACCCGTTTGATGGCCCTGATGGTCTGCTAGCCCATGCCTATCCACCTGGCCAGGGCATCGGAGGAGACACTCATTTTGATGAAGATGAACATTGGTCAAAAGACTCAGACG CATACAATCTATTTTTGGTGGCCACTCATGAGTTTGGCCATGCCCTTGGTTTGGCCCATTCAACTGATCCTGGTGCTCTGATGTATCCCATCTACACATATGGCGAGGGTTATCCCCTGTCTGAGGATGATATTGCCGGCATTCAAGCTCTTTATG GTCCAAACCCTGACCACAAGAAAGTCAAGCCAAAGCCTGATGCTCCAGATAAATGTGACCCCATGCTTAGTTTTGATGCTGTTACTGAGCTCAGAGGGGAAACAATAATATTCAAAGACAG GTTCTACTGGCGTCTTCATCCCCAGTTTGCAGAGCCTGAACAAAACTTAATCAAATCCACCTGGCCCTCCCTCCCCAACAAAGTTGATGCCGCCTATGAGAACCCTGAGAAAGACCTGATCTTCATCTTCAGCG GTATCAGAATGTGGGCCCTGAACAGTTATAACCTGGTGGAGGGCTACCCGAAATACATCCACAAACTGGGCCTCCCCAAGAGCGTGCGGAACGTGGATGCGGCTGTGTACATCCCAGACACTGGAAAGACCTTGCTGTTCACTGAGGAGGATTACTGGAG TTATGATGAGAAGAATAGCACAATGGACAGTGGTTTCCCAAGATCCATTGAGATGGATTTCCCCGGAATGGCAGAGGAGGTGGATGCTGCTGTATATCAATATG GATATTTGCATTTCTTCCATGAACATACAAAATTTGAATACAGCTACAATGCAAGAAAGGTCattcagatt GATACAGGAAGGTTGCATCTAAAATACTTGTAG
- the mmp13b gene encoding collagenase 3 isoform X2, whose translation METQIREMQSFFKLQVTGHLDADTLEVMSMARCGVPDVGEYNLFPRNLKWLKNDVTFRIVNYTPDLKKSDVDRAIHRALNIWAGVTPLTFKKLHEGIADIMIAFGRKEHGDFNPFDGPDGLLAHAYPPGQGIGGDTHFDEDEHWSKDSDAYNLFLVATHEFGHALGLAHSTDPGALMYPIYTYGEGYPLSEDDIAGIQALYGPNPDHKKVKPKPDAPDKCDPMLSFDAVTELRGETIIFKDRFYWRLHPQFAEPEQNLIKSTWPSLPNKVDAAYENPEKDLIFIFSGIRMWALNSYNLVEGYPKYIHKLGLPKSVRNVDAAVYIPDTGKTLLFTEEDYWSYDEKNSTMDSGFPRSIEMDFPGMAEEVDAAVYQYGYLHFFHEHTKFEYSYNARKVIQIDTGRLHLKYL comes from the exons ATGGAGACACAGATCAGGGAGATGCAGTCATTCTTCAAGCTCCAGGTGACGGGGCATCTGGATGCTGATACCCTGGAGGTGATGAGCATGGCCAGGTGTGGTGTCCCTGATGTGGGGGAATATAACCTCTTCCCCCGAAACCTCAAATGGTTAAAAAACGATGTGACTTTCAG AATAGTGAATTATACTCCTGATTTGAAGAAGTCTGATGTAGACAGAGCTATACATAGAGCGCTGAACATCTGGGCTGGTGTCACTCCTTTGACCTTTAAGAAACTACATGAAGGCATTGCTGACATTATGATAGCCTTTGGGAGAAAAG AACATGGAGACTTCAACCCGTTTGATGGCCCTGATGGTCTGCTAGCCCATGCCTATCCACCTGGCCAGGGCATCGGAGGAGACACTCATTTTGATGAAGATGAACATTGGTCAAAAGACTCAGACG CATACAATCTATTTTTGGTGGCCACTCATGAGTTTGGCCATGCCCTTGGTTTGGCCCATTCAACTGATCCTGGTGCTCTGATGTATCCCATCTACACATATGGCGAGGGTTATCCCCTGTCTGAGGATGATATTGCCGGCATTCAAGCTCTTTATG GTCCAAACCCTGACCACAAGAAAGTCAAGCCAAAGCCTGATGCTCCAGATAAATGTGACCCCATGCTTAGTTTTGATGCTGTTACTGAGCTCAGAGGGGAAACAATAATATTCAAAGACAG GTTCTACTGGCGTCTTCATCCCCAGTTTGCAGAGCCTGAACAAAACTTAATCAAATCCACCTGGCCCTCCCTCCCCAACAAAGTTGATGCCGCCTATGAGAACCCTGAGAAAGACCTGATCTTCATCTTCAGCG GTATCAGAATGTGGGCCCTGAACAGTTATAACCTGGTGGAGGGCTACCCGAAATACATCCACAAACTGGGCCTCCCCAAGAGCGTGCGGAACGTGGATGCGGCTGTGTACATCCCAGACACTGGAAAGACCTTGCTGTTCACTGAGGAGGATTACTGGAG TTATGATGAGAAGAATAGCACAATGGACAGTGGTTTCCCAAGATCCATTGAGATGGATTTCCCCGGAATGGCAGAGGAGGTGGATGCTGCTGTATATCAATATG GATATTTGCATTTCTTCCATGAACATACAAAATTTGAATACAGCTACAATGCAAGAAAGGTCattcagatt GATACAGGAAGGTTGCATCTAAAATACTTGTAG